Proteins encoded within one genomic window of Prochlorococcus marinus str. MIT 9515:
- a CDS encoding cryptochrome/photolyase family protein: MNQISIIFPNQLFRDSPILKLNCEILMIEDSLFFGNDKFHKLINHKNKLIFHKASMLAYKKYLENLGYKVFYIDNKNNFSTVDYLSNYLEKKYQKINIYNPHDFLIMKRINSFVKANKLKLQIFQSPMFITKEDLRESFRVNPKKPLMGRFYENQRKSQNILVNLDGSPKGGKWSFDELNRKKLPKKITIPEIPRLPKNEFVMQAENLITDLNIEFIGESNHFIYPTSFSEADNWLHDFFESRIFLFGDYEDAISKKKVFLWHSLLSPLLNSGLLTPKEVINKALTFAEKNKVPMNSLEGFIRQIVGWREFICLVYEKHGTKMRTTNFWNFENNPMPDVFYTGNTGIEPVDIVINNIIKYGYCHHIERLMIVGNFMLLCRIHPDQVYKWFMEMFIDSYDWVMVPNVYGMSQFSDGGIFSTKPYISSSNYVKKMSDYKSGSWCSIWDGLFWKFIKDNETYFRKQYRLAMLTRNLDKMSDEKLNGHLTTAEVFIKNLY; this comes from the coding sequence ATGAATCAAATATCAATCATCTTCCCAAATCAACTTTTTAGAGATAGTCCTATCTTAAAATTAAATTGTGAGATCTTAATGATAGAGGATTCCTTGTTTTTTGGAAATGATAAATTTCATAAGTTAATTAATCATAAAAACAAATTAATTTTTCATAAAGCTTCAATGCTCGCATATAAAAAATATTTAGAAAATTTAGGTTATAAAGTTTTTTATATAGACAACAAAAATAATTTTTCCACAGTTGATTATTTATCAAATTACTTAGAAAAAAAATATCAAAAGATAAATATTTATAATCCTCATGATTTTTTAATTATGAAAAGAATAAATAGCTTTGTAAAAGCCAACAAGCTTAAATTACAAATTTTCCAATCCCCAATGTTTATTACTAAAGAAGACTTAAGAGAGTCATTTAGGGTGAATCCCAAAAAACCTTTGATGGGTAGATTTTATGAGAATCAAAGAAAAAGTCAAAATATATTAGTTAATCTTGATGGCTCACCAAAGGGAGGTAAATGGAGTTTTGATGAATTAAATAGAAAAAAATTACCAAAAAAAATAACTATTCCTGAAATTCCAAGATTACCAAAAAATGAGTTTGTAATGCAGGCTGAAAATTTAATTACTGATTTAAATATTGAATTCATCGGGGAAAGTAATCATTTTATATATCCAACTTCTTTTTCTGAAGCAGATAATTGGCTTCATGATTTTTTCGAATCTAGAATTTTTTTATTTGGAGATTATGAAGATGCAATTAGTAAGAAAAAAGTTTTTTTATGGCATAGTTTGCTTTCTCCTCTTTTAAATAGTGGTTTATTAACTCCAAAAGAAGTTATAAATAAGGCATTAACTTTTGCTGAAAAAAATAAAGTTCCTATGAATTCTTTAGAGGGTTTTATTCGTCAAATTGTTGGATGGAGAGAATTTATTTGTCTTGTTTATGAAAAGCATGGTACCAAAATGCGTACTACCAATTTTTGGAATTTTGAGAACAATCCAATGCCTGATGTTTTTTATACAGGAAATACAGGGATTGAGCCAGTAGATATTGTTATAAACAATATTATTAAATACGGTTATTGTCATCATATTGAGAGACTAATGATCGTAGGCAACTTTATGCTTTTATGTCGTATACATCCAGATCAGGTTTATAAATGGTTCATGGAAATGTTTATAGATTCTTATGATTGGGTAATGGTACCCAATGTATATGGGATGAGTCAGTTTAGCGATGGAGGCATCTTTTCAACAAAACCTTATATTTCCAGTTCAAATTATGTAAAAAAAATGTCTGATTATAAAAGTGGATCTTGGTGTTCAATTTGGGATGGATTATTTTGGAAATTCATAAAAGATAATGAAACTTACTTTAGAAAACAATATAGATTGGCGATGTTAACAAGGAATCTAGATAAAATGAGTGACGAAAAGTTAAATGGTCATTTGACAACAGCTGAGGTATTTATAAAGAATCTTTATTAA
- a CDS encoding 16S rRNA (cytosine(967)-C(5))-methyltransferase, whose product MATGYLQRKASWEILLKVSSGIYSDHALEKVLKNYEFNSLDIAFITELSFGCIRYRKFLDTWIDHISKLSHQKQPPKLRWLLHIGLYQLLKMDKIPFPAAISSTVEVAKRTDLKGLAGTVNAILRNTVRNIERDNCPKISTDEMEKLSCLESLPLWLVTEIVNWVGIKEAKNIFKAFNKKPTIDLRINSLKTNFNKILKELNECNIQAEPINQLNNGVALNSNPRSIKNLPGYKDGLWVVQDRSSQWVAPLLNPKKGEKILDACSAPGSKTTHLAALVNDDAEILAVDRSEKRLKILQSNLERLNIKSVKTLEADATTLIDIKPNLASYFDKILIDAPCSGIGTFARNPDTRWSLSKDKINQLIILQEGLLDSIFPLLKKNGTLVYSTCTICPDENNLLIRRFLSKNKELKLDSERQILPRFDKPGDGFYAATISYK is encoded by the coding sequence TTGGCAACAGGATACCTTCAAAGAAAAGCATCTTGGGAAATTTTATTAAAGGTAAGTTCTGGTATCTATTCAGACCATGCACTTGAGAAGGTACTAAAAAATTATGAGTTTAATTCATTAGATATAGCCTTCATAACTGAATTATCTTTTGGATGTATAAGATATAGAAAATTTCTTGATACTTGGATAGATCACATCTCAAAACTTTCTCATCAAAAACAACCTCCAAAACTAAGATGGCTTTTACATATTGGTTTATATCAATTATTGAAAATGGATAAAATACCTTTTCCTGCCGCTATTTCCTCCACAGTAGAAGTAGCAAAGAGAACTGATTTAAAAGGTTTAGCTGGTACCGTGAATGCAATATTAAGAAATACTGTTAGAAATATAGAAAGAGATAATTGCCCAAAAATATCTACTGACGAAATGGAAAAGTTATCTTGTCTTGAGTCATTGCCATTATGGCTTGTAACTGAAATTGTTAATTGGGTAGGAATAAAAGAAGCTAAAAATATCTTTAAAGCATTTAATAAAAAACCTACGATTGATTTACGAATTAATTCACTGAAAACTAATTTCAATAAAATTTTGAAAGAACTTAATGAATGTAATATTCAGGCAGAGCCTATAAATCAATTAAATAATGGAGTTGCTTTAAATTCAAATCCAAGATCTATAAAAAATCTTCCAGGGTATAAAGATGGCCTATGGGTGGTTCAAGATAGATCTTCTCAATGGGTGGCTCCTCTTTTAAATCCGAAGAAAGGAGAAAAGATTCTGGATGCTTGTTCTGCTCCTGGAAGCAAAACAACTCATTTAGCTGCATTAGTAAATGATGATGCTGAAATTCTAGCTGTTGATAGATCAGAAAAAAGATTGAAAATACTACAGTCAAATTTAGAAAGATTAAATATAAAAAGTGTAAAAACCTTAGAAGCAGATGCCACAACTTTGATTGATATTAAGCCAAATCTCGCATCTTATTTTGATAAGATTTTAATTGATGCTCCTTGCTCAGGAATCGGAACCTTTGCAAGAAATCCAGATACAAGATGGTCTTTAAGTAAAGATAAAATAAATCAATTAATTATTCTTCAGGAAGGATTACTAGACAGTATTTTCCCTCTTTTAAAAAAAAATGGAACTTTAGTTTATTCAACGTGTACAATTTGCCCTGATGAGAATAACTTACTCATTAGAAGATTTTTGTCAAAAAATAAGGAACTTAAATTAGATAGTGAAAGACAAATTTTACCAAGATTTGATAAGCCAGGAGATGGATTCTATGCAGCAACAATATCCTATAAGTAA
- a CDS encoding transglycosylase domain-containing protein yields the protein MNEKKYKYLIITPSIFIFFGIFFPVINLIRFTLNSNPLKNNNNSKSITYSYEILSSDNKILSKLSRKFDVLDDTNSIPFFLKYSFISGEDKRFFKHNGIDLIGLSRALINNIQSRSFKEGGSTITQQVARLIFLNNDLSFQRKIKEMIISLILDFKYSKSQILKLYLNNIYLGSGAYGVNEASQVYFGKFINELTLSEVALIAGLAPAPSIYSPYENIDLAIKQRNKILESMYLDGHISLGEKDSALQEKVKLNYQIDNKNLNDKLLVNYILEEANKIIKTHKKYKFLKIKSSINKNWQEIGQHISKYIGPNNIEIALVSIESNTGLIRTMITSKNPSINEFNRVTSAVRPLGSTFKIIPYAAALIEGRKLSDKFEDIPTCWKDYCPNNFSENYLGKISLTESFKKSSNIVPLKIANNIGLKKIINLANLFGLGYEQKLEEFLPLAIGSYGDNLLNITNAYAVLNSNGNLYKPSIIEKIESKNQELIWENKFVHKKILAPKVNKNLNNLLEKSVSEGTSIGASIKGERIFGKTGTSDENRDLWFIGSIKNLTTGVWIGFDENKKSNLSSGNAAYFWKKFISKIFDLKIQ from the coding sequence GTGAATGAAAAAAAATACAAATATCTTATTATTACCCCCTCAATATTTATTTTCTTTGGTATATTTTTCCCCGTAATTAATTTAATTAGGTTTACTTTAAATTCTAATCCACTTAAAAATAATAATAATTCAAAATCAATAACCTATTCTTATGAAATATTATCTTCTGATAATAAAATATTAAGCAAATTAAGTAGAAAATTTGATGTCCTTGATGATACAAATTCGATACCATTTTTCCTAAAATATTCTTTTATCTCTGGAGAGGACAAAAGATTTTTTAAACATAATGGAATTGATTTAATAGGTTTATCAAGAGCCTTGATTAATAATATTCAAAGTAGGTCCTTTAAGGAGGGTGGAAGTACTATTACGCAGCAAGTAGCTAGATTAATTTTTTTAAATAATGATTTAAGTTTTCAACGAAAAATTAAAGAAATGATAATATCCTTAATACTAGATTTTAAATACAGTAAATCCCAGATTTTAAAATTATATCTAAATAATATTTACCTAGGATCTGGAGCTTACGGAGTAAATGAGGCCTCTCAAGTTTATTTTGGGAAATTTATTAACGAATTAACATTATCTGAGGTTGCCTTAATAGCAGGTTTAGCTCCTGCTCCTTCAATTTATTCACCTTATGAAAATATTGATTTAGCTATTAAACAAAGAAATAAAATTTTAGAATCTATGTATTTAGATGGCCACATATCATTAGGTGAAAAAGATTCAGCTCTTCAGGAAAAAGTTAAATTAAATTATCAAATAGATAACAAAAATCTTAACGATAAATTATTAGTAAATTATATTTTGGAGGAAGCAAATAAAATTATTAAGACTCATAAAAAATATAAGTTTTTAAAAATCAAATCAAGTATCAACAAAAATTGGCAAGAAATTGGACAACATATTTCAAAGTATATAGGTCCTAATAATATTGAAATAGCTTTGGTATCAATTGAATCCAATACAGGTTTAATTAGAACAATGATCACCAGCAAAAATCCATCAATAAACGAATTTAATAGAGTCACTTCAGCAGTAAGACCTTTAGGCTCAACTTTTAAAATTATTCCTTATGCAGCAGCACTTATAGAAGGTAGAAAGTTAAGTGATAAATTCGAGGATATTCCTACTTGCTGGAAAGATTATTGTCCAAACAATTTTTCTGAAAACTACCTTGGTAAGATATCCTTAACTGAATCTTTTAAAAAATCTTCTAATATAGTTCCATTAAAAATAGCTAATAATATAGGCCTAAAAAAAATTATAAATTTAGCTAATTTATTTGGACTAGGATATGAACAAAAGCTTGAAGAATTTCTACCATTAGCTATTGGATCTTATGGAGATAACCTTCTAAATATTACAAACGCCTATGCAGTTTTGAATAGCAATGGAAATCTCTATAAGCCTAGCATTATTGAAAAAATAGAGTCAAAAAATCAAGAATTAATTTGGGAAAACAAATTTGTTCATAAGAAAATATTAGCTCCTAAAGTAAACAAAAATTTAAATAATCTACTTGAGAAATCTGTATCAGAAGGAACTTCGATAGGAGCTTCAATAAAAGGAGAAAGGATATTTGGAAAGACAGGTACCTCGGATGAGAATAGAGACCTTTGGTTTATTGGTTCAATTAAAAATCTTACTACTGGAGTTTGGATAGGTTTTGATGAAAACAAAAAATCTAACTTATCAAGTGGTAATGCAGCTTATTTCTGGAAAAAATTTATAAGTAAAATTTTTGATTTAAAAATTCAATAA
- the chlG gene encoding chlorophyll synthase ChlG — translation MNDPKQLLGIKGASETSSIWKLRIQLMKPITWIPLIWGVICGAAASGNFQWTISNVLASLACMLMSGPLLAGYTQTINDYFDRDIDAINEPNRPIPSGKISIKEVKTQIWVLLISGLVVSFLLDLYAKHSFPSVLLLALGGSFVSYIYSAPPLKLKQNGWLGNYALGASYIALPWWAGQALFGKLTIVTALLTLAYSLSGLGIAVINDFKSVEGDSKLGLNSLPVIFGIKNASRISAGLIDIFQLAMVIVLIVIGQHLASVILVLLVIPQITFQDMWLLRDPLKFDVKYQASAQPFLITGMLVTALAIGHSFLVA, via the coding sequence GTGAATGATCCAAAACAATTATTAGGCATTAAAGGTGCTTCAGAGACCTCAAGTATTTGGAAACTCCGAATACAATTGATGAAGCCAATTACATGGATACCTTTAATATGGGGTGTAATCTGTGGAGCCGCTGCAAGCGGAAACTTTCAGTGGACTATAAGCAACGTTTTAGCCTCACTAGCATGCATGCTTATGAGCGGACCACTTTTAGCAGGTTATACACAAACTATTAATGATTATTTTGATAGAGATATTGATGCTATTAATGAACCTAATAGACCAATCCCCTCTGGAAAAATTTCGATTAAGGAAGTGAAAACACAAATCTGGGTATTACTTATTTCTGGATTAGTTGTTTCTTTTTTACTAGATTTATATGCAAAACATAGTTTTCCTTCTGTCCTCCTTCTAGCTTTAGGTGGTTCTTTCGTAAGTTACATCTATTCTGCTCCTCCCTTAAAATTGAAGCAAAATGGCTGGCTAGGAAATTACGCTTTAGGAGCATCATACATAGCTCTTCCTTGGTGGGCAGGGCAAGCTTTATTTGGGAAATTAACGATTGTTACTGCATTGCTAACTCTTGCTTATAGTCTTTCTGGGCTAGGCATAGCAGTAATAAATGATTTTAAAAGTGTTGAAGGGGACTCAAAACTAGGTTTAAATTCATTACCTGTAATATTTGGAATTAAAAATGCTAGTCGAATAAGTGCTGGTCTCATTGATATTTTTCAATTGGCGATGGTTATTGTATTAATTGTTATTGGTCAACATTTAGCATCAGTAATTTTAGTTTTACTGGTAATTCCTCAAATTACGTTTCAAGATATGTGGTTACTAAGAGACCCGCTAAAATTTGATGTCAAATATCAGGCAAGCGCACAGCCATTCCTAATAACTGGAATGTTAGTAACTGCCTTAGCAATAGGACATAGTTTTTTAGTAGCTTAA
- a CDS encoding DUF2862 domain-containing protein, with amino-acid sequence MAQTKLLPKIGSKVKININKVKDRLPAKLIDQISSNPRVVTTGYKMTDGRSIGITVRLQNGEENWFFPEEIEKG; translated from the coding sequence ATGGCTCAAACAAAATTATTACCTAAAATTGGTAGTAAAGTTAAAATCAACATTAACAAGGTTAAAGATAGATTACCTGCAAAGCTAATTGATCAAATATCATCAAACCCAAGAGTTGTAACAACTGGATATAAAATGACTGATGGTAGAAGTATTGGCATTACTGTTAGATTGCAAAATGGAGAAGAAAATTGGTTTTTCCCTGAAGAAATTGAGAAAGGTTAA